The window AGGGAATGCGCTGTTCTAGATAGACGTTGATCCCACCGAAGAAGACGGGGGAACCGGCGCTCTGGTCGGGTTCGTCAGTGGTCAGGGGAAGGTAAAGCGGGAGCATGGTCACATCATGGCCGTGGCGGCGAAGGGCGGCGACGATGGCGTTGTCTCGGAGGCAGTTTCCGCAGTACATGCCGCCGGCTCCCGGGGTCAGTTGGACAATGCGCATGGGTCTTCAGGCGAACGTGACGGGCAGGTTAGCGGAAGTGAGGGCGTGCGCCAGCATTGCGGTGGCGGGTGGGGCGGGAAGCAGGAAGTGCGGTGCCATCCGAAGCGGGCGTGCGATCGACGGATGGCTTGGGAAGAGGCAAGGAATGGTGGGGCGTGCGGGGCGGTGCAACGGGATGCCCGAATTCTGAGCGGGCATGAGGGGAATGGGCTTTCGGATGACCGGATACGGTTTCCCTTGATCGATAGTCACCTGATGGGTGCTCGCAAACACGTGTCCGGGGTGCCGGCGCAAGAGTTCCAACTCCGCGACTCCATGCCCCAACCTGACCGGGCCTCCCTTCAACCTTCGTTTCCTGCTCCATCCGCTAGTGCAATTCGTCAGGCTCTAAATTGCTGACACTGCGCTTCTGTCCGGTGCCCCCCCGGACGAAGCCCGCCTCCGAAATCCGATCGGAGGCCGCTGGAGATGACGTTGTTGCAGGTCGTCAACATCAACATTAAAATGCCGGTCTCATTGTTTGGATTCAGTCAATATCAGTGTGCCGGGCCCATTATTGGATGGATGCCTTTGCGATTGCCATCGGGGGGCTGGCGCGGCTTTCTTGGGTGCGCTGGGTGGGGCGATTGGCGCAGTGGCTAGCGCAGCTCCTTTACACGGAGACGGTCGGGGGTTCGAGTCCCTCATCGCCCACCCGGGCAAGCGCTCCGTTACAGGTTTGGGCGGGAGCGGCCGATGGACCCGATGGACATGCAGAATTCCTGGCGGACGCGGGGGATGCGGGGTGCGATGGCATTGACGCTGGTGGCTGGTGCGGCCTGCGGAGGGGCCGAATTGTCGCCACCCGAGGTGTACGACCGTGTGGTGGCGTCGACGCTGGCGTTGCGGGTGACGGATGCGAACGGGGAGCGGTTCGTGGGGGCGGGGTTTCTGGCTTTCCGACCGGACCGGGTGGTGACGGCCTGGCATGTGGTGCGTGGGGTGAGGGAGATCGAGGCAACTTACTCGGACGGGACTCGGGCGGAGGTTCTGGGGGTGGTGGGGCACAGCGAGAGGCACGATCTGGCGCTGCTGGAGGTGAGGCCGACCGCGCGGACACCGCTGACGATGAGGCAGGACGATCCCCGGATCGCCTCGCGGCTTTACGCCATCGGCTCACCCCGCGGGTACAGCTTCAGCATTTCGGATGGACTGTTGAGCCAGGTGCGGATGATCGACGGCTTTCCGCAATACCAGTTGACGTGCGCGTTTTCGCCGGGGAACAGCGGCGGGCCGGTGGTGGATGGATTTGGCGAGGTTGTCGGAGTGTCGGCATGGAGCAAGGTGGGAGGGCAGAACCTGAACTTCGCGATACCGGCCCGGTTCGTCACACGCCTCCATTCCGAGGCGGGCGGGGATGGAGCGGTTGGCGAGGTTGGCGGAGGGGGGATTCCGCACGGGGAAAGGGGGGCTGGGCCGTCCGGGTACGCGCAGTTTCTGGAGTGGTTGAGCGTGCGTGCGGGGCATGAGGTCACGGTATCGGTCGTGGCTGGTGACGAGGTTCAGCGGTTTCGTTGGGTGATGCCGGAAGCGGAAGCATCCGCGGAACCATCCGCTGCAAGAGCTGAATCGGCAGCGCGGGAGTCTGGCGCCGGCGCCGGCCCGGTGGGGTCCGAATAGAAACGGACCGACCGGGGAGGAAGGATCCTCCCCGGCCGGCGGTTGCGGACTTACTGAACGAGCAGGGTCCGTTATTCCTGCTCAGGCTCGTCGAGGTCCGGCAGTTCCAGCTCCGGCTGATCCGATTCCGACTGCGGATCACGTTCCTGGGCTTGGGGTTCCGGGGCCTTCTCCGAGCTGTCCGCCAAGGCCACCCGGGTCACGACGATCGCCTGGAGTCCATCGCGATCCATGATGCGACCGGTCACCTTGACCTTGGCGCCGGACTTGGCGGATGCGGCGGCATCCCCGATGCCGGGCCTGGGGCCGATGGATTGGAATGGATTCGCGGGGGTTTCGCGGTCGCGCACGAGGAGGCGATCCTGGGGTGCGTCTGAGGTTGCGGAGTACAGGCCGCTGCCGCTCACCAGCCCGTGGGCCTGGGAGACCGCATTGCGACCGGCGTAGTTCTGCGGGTCATGCACCAGGATGTAGGCCCTGGCTTCGGCCTGGTGGGATTGCTCTGCATCCTGCGGGGCTGCGTGGGTCACGAGGACCAGCGGTTGAATGGCCCAGGCGGAAGCCATGCCCTGCGGCAGGGGACGTCCTCCGGGCCGGGTGGCATCACGATCCCCGAAGCCGCCGGACGGCAGGCTTTGCCGCAACCCGTCTTGAGAGGCGGCGTCGCGGGATTCAATGGCGGATGGCGCGGACGCCGCATGGGCGCCAGTGTCCTTGCCGGACAGGTAATCGAAGAGCGTGACGAGTTTGCCTTCGAGGGTCTGCGTATCCTGGTGGTCCGTCGTCTGGAAGGTGAGGGCGGGTCTTCCCGCGCCGGGCGCCTGGTTGGCAAGGGCGAGGCTCGTGGACAGGACGACGGTGGTGGCGAGAG of the Verrucomicrobiia bacterium genome contains:
- a CDS encoding serine protease gives rise to the protein MQNSWRTRGMRGAMALTLVAGAACGGAELSPPEVYDRVVASTLALRVTDANGERFVGAGFLAFRPDRVVTAWHVVRGVREIEATYSDGTRAEVLGVVGHSERHDLALLEVRPTARTPLTMRQDDPRIASRLYAIGSPRGYSFSISDGLLSQVRMIDGFPQYQLTCAFSPGNSGGPVVDGFGEVVGVSAWSKVGGQNLNFAIPARFVTRLHSEAGGDGAVGEVGGGGIPHGERGAGPSGYAQFLEWLSVRAGHEVTVSVVAGDEVQRFRWVMPEAEASAEPSAARAESAARESGAGAGPVGSE